AATATTTGTAAAGCCTCTGGCGTATCCCCATGTATACAATAGGTCTCCGCCTGGATAGGCTTAAGCTCATTATTTACGGTCAACACCTTTTTTTCCTTAGCCATACGTACTATATGGCGCAGCACTTCATCGGGCCGCTTTATGAGTGCATTGGTATTGGACCTAGAGACAAGGCTTAGATCATCGTTGTAGTTTCTATCGGCAAAAGCTTCAATCTTCGTTTTAAACCCGTATTCCTTGGCCCTATTCTGTATTGCAGATCCATAGGGAACGAACAAAACCACATCGGATTTATACTCCTCTATCGATTCCAAAAAAACTGATGCCAATTCGCCGTCCTTAGCAATATCATTATATAACGCTCCGTGTGGTTTTATGTGTTGCCATGTAACGCCTTCAGCGGTGCAAATTTCATGCAATTGATGCAACTGTTCTTTGATGCTATCTGACAATTTCCCGTGGTCCATGTTCATAGATACCCTACCAAAATTATTCTTGTCCGGATAGGATGGATGAGCCCCTATTTTGACCTGATTCTCTTTTGCCAAATGAATCGTTTGAAGCATCGTATCCTTATCACCCGTATGTCCGCCACAGGCAATATTGCAAGAAGAAATAAAAGGAAACAGCTTGGGTTCATTCTCTATCCCCTCACCTACATCGCAATTGATATCGATAACAATCTGTCGCATTTAAAAAACTTCAAAAACCTTAAGAATACTTTTTACTCCCAATATAACGGACAAGATTACGATGCTTATTCCAATACTATTCTGAAGTAAGGTATTCCCATTTTTACCCATGACGCTCACCCGGTTGACCACCCAAAGTAAAAATATGGCAATTACAGGTAAAAGAATTCCATTGGCCACTTGGGCAAACTTGATAATTTCTATAGGTTTTATATCAAAGGAAAGAAAAAACACTCCCAATCCCAAAATAAGCATCCACACCAATCTAAACTTATAATGGGTAAGTCCGCTCTTCCACCCGAAACAATTGGAAGCTACATAAGCGGCGGCCAATGGAGCGGTTATGGCCGAAGTAACTCCGGCGGCAAAAAGTCCTATCCCCATAAAGTATCGGGCACTTGCACCATATAAGGGCTCCAATGCCTTGGTCATGTCCATAACGTTGTTGACCTTTTCCAAGTCTATCGATGCAGCGGAGATAATAATACAAAGGGATACTATACCTCCTACAAAGATAGAAACGAAGGTATCTCGCCTGGCAAATTTAAGGTCTTCCTTGGATTTCCATTTCTCGCTTACCAGAGAGGCATGGAGGAATAAATTATAAGGTACCACCGTTGTTCCTACCAAGGCGATGACCGTCAATAAATTTTCACCATCTACCTTGGGCAACAATAAACCTTTAACAATTTGTACTATATCTGGTTGGGTCAATACGGCAGTAACCACAAAGGACAGACTCATGATCAGGACCAAGGATATAAATACTTTTTCCAACAACTTATAATTTCCTATAAAAAGAAGACCAAAGGCCAATAAGCCAATCACAAAAGGAAAATAGGATGTATATGTAGCACCGAAAATGGCTTCCAGCCCCAATGAACCACCACCAATATTTCCCGCTTCATAGGCAGCATTTCCTATAACTATGGCGGAGAGTATGATGACTACTACAAAAGTTCTAACATAAGTGTTGGATACCTCCTGCCGTATTACTTCGGCCAAGCCTTTTTGCGTAATGATTCCCAATCTGGCCGACATTTCCTGCAATACCATGGTGGCCAGAATGGAAAGGAGCATGGCCCAAAGGAGCGAATATCCAAACGACACCCCCGCCAACATGCAGGCCGTTACCGTTCCAGGACCT
This window of the Maribacter cobaltidurans genome carries:
- the pxpA gene encoding 5-oxoprolinase subunit PxpA, with the protein product MRQIVIDINCDVGEGIENEPKLFPFISSCNIACGGHTGDKDTMLQTIHLAKENQVKIGAHPSYPDKNNFGRVSMNMDHGKLSDSIKEQLHQLHEICTAEGVTWQHIKPHGALYNDIAKDGELASVFLESIEEYKSDVVLFVPYGSAIQNRAKEYGFKTKIEAFADRNYNDDLSLVSRSNTNALIKRPDEVLRHIVRMAKEKKVLTVNNELKPIQAETYCIHGDTPEALQILMYITQELPKHHIVLSQ
- a CDS encoding Nramp family divalent metal transporter, which encodes MFKKLGPGVLVAAAFIGPGTVTACMLAGVSFGYSLLWAMLLSILATMVLQEMSARLGIITQKGLAEVIRQEVSNTYVRTFVVVIILSAIVIGNAAYEAGNIGGGSLGLEAIFGATYTSYFPFVIGLLAFGLLFIGNYKLLEKVFISLVLIMSLSFVVTAVLTQPDIVQIVKGLLLPKVDGENLLTVIALVGTTVVPYNLFLHASLVSEKWKSKEDLKFARRDTFVSIFVGGIVSLCIIISAASIDLEKVNNVMDMTKALEPLYGASARYFMGIGLFAAGVTSAITAPLAAAYVASNCFGWKSGLTHYKFRLVWMLILGLGVFFLSFDIKPIEIIKFAQVANGILLPVIAIFLLWVVNRVSVMGKNGNTLLQNSIGISIVILSVILGVKSILKVFEVF